Proteins from a single region of Bradyrhizobium diazoefficiens:
- the dctP gene encoding TRAP transporter substrate-binding protein DctP: MKKNLVRATAVLALSLPVSMTSAQALELKVADSFPAGHYLVRLMLKPWMDDVTKRTNGAVTFTYYPNQQIGKAADMLRLTQSGVVDIGYIGPSYVSDKMPLSEVAQLPGAFATSCQGTLAYWKSARQGILAKQEYAPNKIKLLMAVALPPYQVWTVKAKVETTRDMQGLKLRTTGGAQDLTLRALNAVPVRMAAPDAYESLSRGTMDGLLFPLDSVVAYGLDKLVKHATEGVSFGSFIVAYSINQSVWDKLADDVKTAMNEASEAITPKACADVDKEGEVTKKHMQDEGITFDPLPEATRAEMKDKLRGVGHQWAAGLDSRGKQASAALKEFEDLLAAGSK, translated from the coding sequence ATGAAGAAGAATCTGGTCCGGGCTACAGCCGTGCTCGCGCTTTCGCTGCCGGTCTCGATGACGTCGGCGCAGGCGCTCGAGTTGAAAGTCGCCGATAGCTTCCCCGCCGGCCACTATCTCGTCCGCCTGATGCTCAAACCCTGGATGGACGATGTCACCAAGCGCACCAACGGCGCGGTGACCTTCACCTATTATCCGAACCAGCAGATCGGCAAAGCGGCCGACATGCTGCGGCTGACGCAATCGGGCGTGGTCGACATCGGCTACATCGGGCCGTCCTACGTCTCCGACAAGATGCCGCTGTCGGAAGTCGCCCAATTGCCGGGTGCATTCGCGACCAGCTGCCAGGGCACGCTCGCCTATTGGAAGAGTGCGCGCCAAGGCATTCTAGCCAAGCAGGAATACGCTCCCAACAAGATCAAGCTGCTGATGGCCGTGGCGTTGCCGCCCTACCAGGTGTGGACCGTCAAGGCGAAGGTCGAGACCACCAGGGACATGCAGGGGCTGAAGCTGCGCACGACCGGCGGGGCGCAGGATCTGACGCTACGCGCGCTCAACGCCGTGCCGGTGCGCATGGCCGCGCCCGATGCCTATGAATCGCTGTCGCGTGGCACGATGGACGGTCTGCTGTTTCCGCTGGACAGCGTCGTGGCCTACGGTCTCGACAAGCTGGTCAAGCACGCCACCGAAGGCGTCAGCTTCGGCAGCTTCATCGTGGCCTATTCCATCAACCAGTCGGTCTGGGACAAGCTGGCCGACGACGTGAAGACGGCGATGAACGAGGCCTCGGAAGCGATCACGCCGAAGGCTTGCGCCGACGTCGACAAGGAAGGCGAAGTCACCAAGAAGCACATGCAGGACGAGGGCATCACCTTCGATCCGCTGCCGGAGGCGACGCGCGCCGAGATGAAGGACAAGCTTAGGGGCGTAGGTCATCAATGGGCGGCCGGACTCGACAGCCGCGGCAAGCAGGCCTCCGCCGCGTTGAAGGAATTTGAAGACCTGCTGGCTGCCGGCAGCAAGTAA